The genomic window AGCATTGATGAGCCGCTACGGACGGCCGTCTACAATCACCTCCATAGGGAGATTGTCGAGACTTGGTACGACCAGCACAGCGGCCCGCCAATCTTGGGAGCGGGCTACCGCGCTGCTCGTGAGCTCTGGGCGGAGCATTGGCGGCATGCCATCGATTTGTTCCCCAACTCGGGATTCGACTTTGGGCTATCCCTCAAGAGATACGTGATGGATGCAGAGTGGTTCGAGGTATACGACTTGCTTGAGTGGTGCGCTGCAAACGCCTACCTCGATTCGGATCCGGATGAGATCAACGCTCTTCTCGAGCGCGACATGTCAGGCTTTCGACTCCGCGAAGGGATTGTTGTTCCTATCACCGACCCGGTTGAGCTGGCTACTATCGATGAAGCCATGTCAGCGGGTGATGAGTTTCAGGGGGCACGCGCTCACATTGCGGACGCCCTGACCAAGCTGGCACGGCGACCTGAGCCAGACACTCGGAATGCCATTACTGAGGCCGTGTCGGCTGTGGAAAGTGCTGCGCGCATCGTGACAGGACAGCACAAGGCGACTCTCGCGGACGCCCTCAAGGTGCTTGAGGCAAACGGGCATGTTCATCCCGCGCTTCGGGACGCCTGGCTGAAGCTGTATGGATACACGAGTGACGAGCATGGGCTTCGTCATGCTATGACGGAAGACGTTGAAATCGACTTCCCGACCGCCAAGTACATGGTTGTTTCGTGCTCAGCGTTTGTGAATCTGTTGTCGGCGTCAACGTAGTTCTCTGTCGAACAAGGGCATCGACCCGACTTCGCAAGGTCTCGGCTACCATGTGAGTCAACGGGCGCGGGTCATGCCCAACAACGTTCGAAAGACCGTCGTCGGCCGCCTTCCGGGTGCCTAGGCTGATGCGCGAGCGTACCAATTGTGGTACGATGCTTGCGTGAACGAGCCCCGTGACACCCATCCCATCCTCTCGGTGAGGTTCTTCGCCACCCCGGCGGGCAACGAGCCCGTACGTGAGTGGCTGTTGGGACTGACGCGAGATGACCGGCGCGCAGTGGGATTCGACATCAAGACGGCCCAGTACGGCTGGCCGCTCGGGATGCCGCTGATCCGCAAGCTCGAGCCGGGACTGTGGGAAGTCCGTTCGCATCTCGCAGTCGGTATCGCGAGGGTGTTGTTCACGGTGGATGATCACGTGATGGTGTTGCTTCACGGGTTCGTGAAGAAATCACAGAAGACCCCCGCCGTCG from Actinomycetota bacterium includes these protein-coding regions:
- a CDS encoding type II toxin-antitoxin system RelE/ParE family toxin: MNEPRDTHPILSVRFFATPAGNEPVREWLLGLTRDDRRAVGFDIKTAQYGWPLGMPLIRKLEPGLWEVRSHLAVGIARVLFTVDDHVMVLLHGFVKKSQKTPAVDLKTAKQRLTELRKG